A single window of Tiliqua scincoides isolate rTilSci1 chromosome 10, rTilSci1.hap2, whole genome shotgun sequence DNA harbors:
- the LDLRAP1 gene encoding low density lipoprotein receptor adapter protein 1 isoform X1, which yields MLFNLKYLGMTLVEQPKGEELSAAAVKRIVATAKASGKKLRKVTLKASPRGITLSDSVTNEPIENISIYRISYCTADKVHDKVFAYIAQSQLNDNLECHAFLCTKRKMAQAVTLTVAQAFKVAFEFWQAAKEEKEKQEKAILEGEGTSSPSSDGSASSKGSVTIGNLLDLDNAVKIPLATNTNAAHLDGCIFQPHSSENNNIMWELDDGLDEAFSRLAQSRTNPHVLDIGLNAQDIQSVDILSPTDWDKMDSTTPSERDDNVFEF from the exons ATGCTGTTTAACCTGAAGTACCTGGGGATGACGCTGGTTGAACAGCCTAAAGGCGAAGAGCTGTCTGCAGCTGCCGTCAAGAGGATTGTGGCAACC gcaaaagcaagcggTAAGAAACTGCGGAAAGTAACCCTGAAAGCATCTCCCAGAGGAATAACCCTCAGCGACAGCGTAACTAATGAGCCGATTGAAAACATCTCGATCTACAG AATCTCCTACTGCACAGCAGACAAAGTGCACGATAAAGTGTTCGCCTACATCGCCCAGAGCCAGCTCAACGACAACCTGGAGTGCCATGCCTTCCTCTGCACCAAACGGAAAATG GCCCAGGCCGTCACCCTCACTGTTGCTCAGGCGTTCAAAGTTGCCTTCGAATTCTGGCAGGCAGCCAAGGAAG AGAAAGAGAAGCAAGAAAAGGCCATTCTGGAAGGTGAGGGCACCAGCAGTCCCAGCTCAGATGGTTCTGCCTCCTCCAAAGGAT CAGTCACCATAGGCAACCTGTTAGACCTGGACAATGCAGTCAAAATCCCTCTGGCCACGAACACAAACGCTGCGCACTTAGATGGCTGCATCTTCCAACCACATTCCTCTGAAAACAACAACATCATGTGG GAGTTGGACGATGGGCTGGATGAAGCGTTTTCAAG gCTGGCTCAGTCTCGAACTAATCCCCACGTCCTCGACATTGGGCTGAATGCCCAAGACATCCAGAGCGTCGACATCCTCTCGCCTACAGACTGGGACAAAATGGATTCCACAACGCCATCGGAAAGAGATGATAACGTCTTTGAGTTCtga
- the LDLRAP1 gene encoding low density lipoprotein receptor adapter protein 1 isoform X2: MLFNLKYLGMTLVEQPKGEELSAAAVKRIVATAKASGKKLRKVTLKASPRGITLSDSVTNEPIENISIYRISYCTADKVHDKVFAYIAQSQLNDNLECHAFLCTKRKMAQAVTLTVAQAFKVAFEFWQAAKEEKEKQEKAILEGEGTSSPSSDGSASSKGFTIGNLLDLDNAVKIPLATNTNAAHLDGCIFQPHSSENNNIMWELDDGLDEAFSRLAQSRTNPHVLDIGLNAQDIQSVDILSPTDWDKMDSTTPSERDDNVFEF; encoded by the exons ATGCTGTTTAACCTGAAGTACCTGGGGATGACGCTGGTTGAACAGCCTAAAGGCGAAGAGCTGTCTGCAGCTGCCGTCAAGAGGATTGTGGCAACC gcaaaagcaagcggTAAGAAACTGCGGAAAGTAACCCTGAAAGCATCTCCCAGAGGAATAACCCTCAGCGACAGCGTAACTAATGAGCCGATTGAAAACATCTCGATCTACAG AATCTCCTACTGCACAGCAGACAAAGTGCACGATAAAGTGTTCGCCTACATCGCCCAGAGCCAGCTCAACGACAACCTGGAGTGCCATGCCTTCCTCTGCACCAAACGGAAAATG GCCCAGGCCGTCACCCTCACTGTTGCTCAGGCGTTCAAAGTTGCCTTCGAATTCTGGCAGGCAGCCAAGGAAG AGAAAGAGAAGCAAGAAAAGGCCATTCTGGAAGGTGAGGGCACCAGCAGTCCCAGCTCAGATGGTTCTGCCTCCTCCAAAGGAT TCACCATAGGCAACCTGTTAGACCTGGACAATGCAGTCAAAATCCCTCTGGCCACGAACACAAACGCTGCGCACTTAGATGGCTGCATCTTCCAACCACATTCCTCTGAAAACAACAACATCATGTGG GAGTTGGACGATGGGCTGGATGAAGCGTTTTCAAG gCTGGCTCAGTCTCGAACTAATCCCCACGTCCTCGACATTGGGCTGAATGCCCAAGACATCCAGAGCGTCGACATCCTCTCGCCTACAGACTGGGACAAAATGGATTCCACAACGCCATCGGAAAGAGATGATAACGTCTTTGAGTTCtga